A genomic window from Cupriavidus basilensis includes:
- a CDS encoding DUF2341 domain-containing protein translates to MRRILLLVLTLLSTLLPDLAHAWWQPDWAYRKPITIDAGPKAGAIGGDAGRTPVLLRLHTGNFSFEGVSETGADLRFVAADDKTVLNHQIEQFDPLLGIALIWIDVPSVSAAGPQQLWMYYGNAKAPASGNGQRTFDPDYTLVYHFAEGSVPARDTTAYGNHSQTAVVSVDGTVIGKGAQLGAAPLVLPSSPSLAQAAGAPFGFSAWVRPEKLGPQQVVYARRDGAGELVIGIDQGVPFVQVNGQRSNPGQPVQAGQWSHLAVKSDGKSVSLYVGGRPAASLATALPALNTPATLGADAAAGAAPNAPAAATALSPFSGAIDEVRLSKVARPDALILADAVSQGAESRLAVFGADEQQAGKSHFGFILAAMPLDAWIVVGLLGIMMALSWAIMISKGRSYGATSRANAAFMVHFREAAGAPLDQLAKSNRVPEAVKADSSLWRLYEMAVEELHRRHQMGYDLNAVSDATISAIRAAMDGVMVRESERMAKRMNWLSTTIEGAPYVGLFGTVIGIMLVFVVAAMAGAVDINSVAPGMAAALLCTAAGLGVAIPALFGYNWLASRSDSIGADMAVFVDEFATRLAEEQGEGRRVPAALHRA, encoded by the coding sequence ATGCGACGCATCCTTTTGCTCGTGCTCACGCTGCTGAGCACACTCCTGCCGGACCTGGCCCATGCCTGGTGGCAGCCCGACTGGGCCTATCGCAAGCCGATCACGATCGACGCCGGCCCCAAGGCCGGCGCGATCGGCGGCGATGCCGGGCGTACCCCGGTGCTGCTGCGCCTGCATACCGGCAACTTCAGCTTTGAAGGCGTGAGCGAGACCGGCGCCGACCTGCGCTTTGTCGCCGCCGACGACAAGACCGTGCTTAACCACCAGATCGAACAGTTCGATCCGCTCCTGGGCATCGCGCTGATCTGGATCGACGTCCCGTCGGTCTCGGCCGCCGGCCCGCAGCAGTTGTGGATGTACTACGGCAACGCCAAGGCGCCGGCATCGGGCAATGGCCAGCGGACCTTCGACCCCGACTACACGTTGGTCTACCACTTTGCCGAAGGCAGCGTGCCGGCGCGCGACACCACGGCTTACGGCAACCACAGCCAGACCGCCGTGGTGAGCGTCGATGGCACGGTCATCGGCAAGGGCGCGCAGCTCGGCGCCGCCCCGCTGGTGCTGCCGTCGTCGCCATCGCTGGCGCAGGCAGCCGGCGCGCCGTTCGGCTTCTCCGCCTGGGTACGCCCCGAGAAGCTCGGCCCGCAGCAAGTCGTCTATGCGCGCCGCGATGGCGCTGGCGAACTCGTCATCGGCATCGACCAGGGTGTGCCGTTCGTGCAGGTCAATGGCCAGCGCAGCAATCCCGGCCAGCCCGTGCAGGCGGGGCAGTGGTCGCACCTGGCAGTCAAGTCCGATGGCAAGAGCGTGTCGCTGTATGTCGGTGGACGTCCTGCCGCATCGCTGGCAACCGCCTTGCCGGCGCTGAACACGCCGGCCACGCTCGGTGCCGACGCGGCGGCAGGGGCAGCGCCCAACGCGCCGGCCGCGGCTACCGCGCTGAGCCCGTTTTCCGGTGCCATCGATGAAGTGCGTTTGTCCAAGGTCGCGCGCCCGGATGCGCTGATCCTCGCCGACGCCGTATCGCAAGGTGCTGAATCGCGCCTGGCTGTGTTCGGCGCGGACGAGCAGCAGGCCGGCAAGAGCCATTTCGGCTTCATCCTCGCCGCCATGCCGCTGGACGCCTGGATCGTGGTGGGCCTGCTCGGCATCATGATGGCGCTGTCGTGGGCCATCATGATCAGCAAGGGCCGCAGCTACGGCGCCACCTCGCGCGCCAACGCTGCATTCATGGTGCATTTCCGCGAAGCGGCCGGCGCGCCGCTGGACCAGCTGGCCAAGAGCAACCGCGTACCCGAGGCCGTCAAGGCGGATTCGTCGCTGTGGCGCTTGTATGAAATGGCGGTCGAAGAATTGCACCGCCGCCATCAGATGGGCTACGACCTCAACGCAGTCTCCGACGCGACCATCAGCGCGATCCGCGCGGCCATGGATGGCGTGATGGTGCGCGAGAGCGAGCGCATGGCCAAGCGCATGAACTGGCTGTCGACCACCATCGAAGGCGCGCCGTATGTGGGCCTGTTCGGCACCGTGATCGGGATCATGCTGGTGTTCGTCGTGGCGGCCATGGCCGGCGCGGTGGATATCAACTCGGTGGCGCCGGGCATGGCCGCGGCCTTGCTGTGTACCGCTGCCGGGCTGGGCGTCGCGATTCCCGCGCTGTTCGGCTACAACTGGCTCGCCTCGCGCTCGGACTCGATCGGCGCCGACATGGCGGTGTTCGTGGACGAGTTCGCCACGCGCCTGGCCGAAGAGCAGGGCGAGGGACGTCGCGTCCCCGCTGCTCTGCACCGGGCTTAA
- a CDS encoding trypsin-like peptidase domain-containing protein, with amino-acid sequence MAFDLGRRSGFARRSLALAAMALLFALAAGTAGCAPLQAASWRAAPDFSRLVRENGPAVVNIGVAREASPDPLRGRAQGQDNVDETSLGSGFILSGDGYILTNAHVVARGSLVSVKLTDRREFKARLIGLDAVADVALLKIDATGLPTVKIGDAASVEVGSWALAIGSPYGFSHSVTAGIVSAKGRVLPGAEYMPFLQTDVPVNPGNSGGPLFNLKGEVIGINSRIYSRSGGYQGLSFAIPIDVAMRIKDQLLRQGAVTRGRIGVAVQEVSQALADSFRLPRPAGALVSYVQPGGAAGRAGMKPGDVILQVGECDVVQSADALIFIADLAPGVAVPLRLWRDRAALVLAVRPDRFDAPRVARPAAPGHAPLGMMVRPLWAQERQVLRIDGGLLVQRVNAAASRAGMNAGDVILAVNGQPVDSIEALADEASAADGAVALLVQRGNARLFVAIETRQPAGPAQEE; translated from the coding sequence ATGGCTTTCGACCTGGGCCGCCGCAGCGGATTCGCGCGGCGCTCGCTGGCTCTTGCCGCCATGGCGCTGCTCTTTGCGCTGGCGGCAGGCACGGCCGGATGCGCGCCGCTGCAGGCGGCGTCATGGCGAGCCGCGCCCGATTTCTCGCGGCTGGTCCGCGAGAATGGCCCGGCGGTGGTCAACATCGGTGTAGCCCGCGAGGCATCGCCCGATCCGCTGCGCGGGCGTGCGCAGGGCCAGGACAATGTCGACGAGACCAGCCTGGGCTCGGGCTTCATCCTCAGCGGCGACGGCTATATCCTCACCAACGCGCACGTGGTCGCGCGCGGGTCCCTGGTCAGCGTGAAGCTGACCGACCGGCGCGAGTTCAAGGCCAGGCTGATCGGGCTGGATGCCGTTGCCGACGTCGCGCTGCTCAAGATCGACGCCACCGGCTTGCCGACGGTGAAGATCGGCGACGCGGCGAGCGTGGAAGTGGGCAGCTGGGCCCTGGCCATCGGCTCACCCTACGGTTTCAGCCACTCGGTCACGGCCGGCATCGTCAGCGCCAAGGGCAGGGTGCTGCCCGGCGCCGAGTACATGCCCTTCCTGCAGACCGACGTGCCGGTCAATCCCGGCAACTCCGGTGGCCCGCTGTTCAACCTCAAGGGTGAGGTGATCGGCATCAATTCCCGCATCTACAGCCGCAGCGGCGGCTATCAGGGCTTGTCGTTCGCCATCCCCATCGATGTGGCCATGCGCATCAAGGACCAGTTGCTGCGCCAGGGCGCGGTGACACGCGGGCGTATCGGCGTGGCGGTGCAGGAGGTTTCGCAGGCCCTGGCCGATTCGTTCCGCTTGCCCCGGCCCGCGGGCGCGCTGGTGAGCTATGTGCAGCCCGGCGGGGCCGCCGGCCGGGCCGGCATGAAGCCGGGCGACGTGATCCTGCAGGTGGGCGAGTGCGACGTCGTGCAGTCCGCCGATGCGCTGATCTTCATCGCGGACCTGGCCCCCGGCGTTGCCGTACCGCTGCGCCTCTGGCGGGACCGCGCCGCGCTCGTGCTGGCGGTGCGGCCCGATCGCTTCGACGCGCCACGGGTGGCGCGCCCGGCCGCGCCCGGGCACGCGCCGCTGGGCATGATGGTCAGGCCGCTGTGGGCGCAAGAGCGGCAGGTGCTGCGTATCGACGGCGGCCTGCTGGTGCAGCGCGTGAACGCGGCCGCGTCGCGCGCCGGCATGAACGCTGGCGACGTGATTCTCGCCGTCAACGGCCAGCCGGTCGACAGCATCGAGGCGCTGGCCGACGAGGCCAGCGCTGCGGACGGTGCCGTGGCGCTGCTGGTCCAGCGCGGCAACGCACGGCTGTTTGTCGCGATCGAGACGCGGCAGCCGGCGGGTCCCGCGCAGGAGGAGTGA
- a CDS encoding energy transducer TonB: MKHRDPTPPPRQRAIALWRRWGGLIIGALVIIGLAVLVWRLLSDTVSTKREVAATPMLVLPPPPPPPPELEKPPEPVPEKVKPEVIEPEPKPADPQEAPKDDAPPSPSKDLGDPVTIDGAAQAGTDAFGIQAGRGGGMTGGGGGLGSRSYASYVSGALQQAFARDQRTRQLAFEDIRIELWLDADGRATRVLLVRGTGNAQTDEAVLAMVRDFRADERPPASLRFPMRMSIKGRRP, encoded by the coding sequence GTGAAACATCGTGATCCAACTCCTCCTCCCCGGCAGCGCGCCATCGCCTTGTGGCGCCGCTGGGGCGGGCTGATCATCGGCGCGCTGGTCATCATCGGGCTGGCCGTGCTGGTCTGGCGCCTGCTGTCCGACACCGTCAGCACCAAGCGCGAGGTGGCGGCCACGCCGATGCTGGTGCTGCCACCGCCGCCGCCTCCGCCTCCCGAGCTCGAGAAGCCGCCCGAGCCGGTGCCGGAGAAGGTCAAGCCGGAGGTGATCGAGCCCGAGCCCAAGCCGGCGGACCCGCAGGAAGCGCCAAAGGACGACGCACCCCCAAGCCCGTCGAAGGATCTCGGCGACCCGGTCACGATCGACGGCGCGGCGCAAGCCGGCACGGATGCATTCGGCATCCAGGCCGGGCGCGGCGGCGGCATGACCGGCGGTGGCGGCGGGCTGGGCAGCCGGTCTTACGCGAGCTACGTCTCGGGTGCCTTGCAGCAGGCCTTCGCGCGCGACCAGCGCACCCGGCAGCTGGCGTTCGAGGACATCCGCATCGAGCTGTGGCTGGACGCCGACGGCCGCGCCACGCGTGTGCTACTGGTGCGCGGCACCGGCAACGCGCAGACCGATGAAGCCGTGCTGGCCATGGTGCGCGATTTCCGGGCCGACGAACGGCCGCCGGCGTCGCTGCGCTTTCCGATGCGCATGTCGATCAAGGGGCGCCGGCCGTGA
- a CDS encoding ExbD/TolR family protein — protein sequence MAYAAKFGTKKRTGGINITPFVDVLLVVLVIFILTSNASIPGIKVDLPKASSSVALEKPKTKAITIDNAGQVFLDAYPVTLPELEERLRTEKALTPDFPVIVRGDAAVQYAKVVEVLDLLRRIDLNQIGLVTGKPA from the coding sequence ATGGCATACGCAGCCAAATTCGGCACCAAGAAGCGCACGGGCGGCATCAACATCACGCCCTTCGTCGACGTGCTGCTGGTGGTGCTGGTGATTTTCATCCTGACCAGCAATGCCAGCATTCCGGGCATCAAGGTGGACCTGCCCAAGGCGAGTTCGTCGGTCGCGCTGGAGAAGCCCAAGACCAAGGCCATCACGATCGACAACGCGGGCCAGGTGTTCCTCGACGCCTATCCGGTGACGCTGCCGGAGCTGGAGGAGCGCTTGCGCACGGAGAAGGCGCTCACGCCGGATTTCCCCGTGATCGTGCGGGGCGACGCCGCCGTGCAGTACGCGAAGGTGGTGGAGGTGCTGGACCTGCTCAGGCGCATCGACCTGAACCAGATCGGCCTGGTCACCGGCAAGCCGGCGTGA
- a CDS encoding putative porin has protein sequence MNHPANSRRHAQPARKTHALAAATAIALLGASGAGYAQSAAPADSTMVKLIRGLMQSGALKKDAGEALLAQAQTEAMAQQQAQRLASASATAAGGMRVEPGDVRVPYISDTVRDQIRDEVKGQVMAQAQAEGWAAPNETPEWTKRIRIEGDVRVRDESRFYSSNNSDIAIDWAAINQSSGFDVNPNTNLSLPPLVNTRQNRVSLLRARARFGVLADISDSTHAGIRIATGNDDSPVSTNQTLGGGLAKKNVWLDQGWLSYKPAEWVNLTAGRFGNPFVSSDLLFSNDLNFDGLAAQFDKALPNRDVALFGTLGLVPLEYSSDSFPSRSQNKASSEKKWLLGAQIGASWKLNNDNRLRGALAYYDFRNVSGQVSQPCALYAGADGCSTDWSRPAFMQKGNTLMLLRNIALNPLDPAGTPQPQYVGLASKFQLLDLNFRWETKVAGSLGLRMDANYIRNLAYDEGGMFSRANGGIVNNFGGSGGTSRADFKSGGNAYMFQATLGKPVTLARGDWNMLLGYKRIEPDAMPDGYNDSTFHLGGTNARGYYVGGSYALDKNTWVTGRWTSTKEVYGPPLAIDILQVEINTRF, from the coding sequence ATGAACCATCCAGCAAACTCCCGACGCCATGCGCAGCCGGCCCGCAAGACCCACGCGCTGGCCGCCGCCACGGCGATCGCGCTGCTCGGCGCAAGCGGCGCGGGCTACGCGCAAAGCGCGGCACCCGCCGATAGCACCATGGTCAAGCTGATCCGTGGCCTGATGCAAAGTGGCGCCCTGAAAAAAGATGCCGGCGAAGCCTTGCTTGCCCAGGCCCAGACCGAAGCCATGGCGCAGCAGCAGGCGCAGCGCCTGGCCTCGGCATCGGCCACCGCTGCCGGCGGCATGCGCGTGGAGCCGGGCGACGTGCGCGTGCCCTATATTTCCGACACCGTGCGCGACCAGATCCGCGACGAGGTCAAGGGTCAGGTCATGGCCCAGGCCCAGGCCGAAGGCTGGGCGGCACCGAACGAAACGCCGGAGTGGACCAAGCGCATCCGCATCGAAGGCGACGTGCGCGTGCGCGACGAATCGCGCTTCTATTCCAGCAACAACAGCGATATCGCCATCGACTGGGCGGCCATCAACCAGAGCAGCGGCTTCGATGTCAACCCGAACACCAATCTCTCGCTGCCGCCGCTGGTCAACACGCGGCAGAACCGCGTGAGCCTGCTGCGTGCCCGCGCCAGGTTCGGCGTGCTGGCCGATATTTCCGACAGCACGCACGCGGGCATCCGCATTGCCACCGGCAACGACGACAGCCCGGTGTCCACCAACCAGACGCTGGGCGGCGGCCTGGCCAAGAAGAACGTGTGGCTCGACCAGGGCTGGCTGTCGTACAAGCCGGCCGAATGGGTCAACCTCACCGCCGGCCGCTTCGGCAACCCGTTCGTGTCGTCCGACCTGCTGTTCTCGAACGACCTGAACTTCGACGGCCTGGCCGCCCAGTTCGACAAGGCGTTGCCCAACCGGGACGTCGCGCTGTTCGGCACGCTCGGCCTGGTGCCGCTCGAGTATTCCTCCGACAGCTTCCCCAGCCGCAGCCAGAACAAGGCGAGCAGCGAGAAGAAATGGCTGCTGGGCGCACAGATCGGCGCGAGCTGGAAGCTCAACAACGACAACCGCCTGCGCGGTGCGCTGGCGTACTACGACTTCCGCAACGTCAGCGGCCAGGTGTCGCAGCCTTGCGCGCTGTACGCCGGCGCCGACGGCTGCAGCACCGACTGGTCACGCCCGGCCTTCATGCAGAAGGGCAACACGCTGATGCTGTTGCGCAATATCGCGCTCAATCCGCTGGATCCGGCTGGCACGCCGCAGCCGCAATACGTGGGCCTGGCCTCCAAGTTCCAGTTGCTGGACCTGAACTTCCGCTGGGAAACCAAGGTGGCGGGCAGCCTCGGCCTGCGCATGGATGCGAACTACATCCGCAACCTGGCCTACGACGAGGGCGGCATGTTCTCGCGTGCAAACGGCGGCATCGTCAATAACTTCGGCGGCAGCGGCGGCACCAGCCGCGCGGACTTCAAGAGCGGCGGCAACGCCTATATGTTCCAGGCCACGCTGGGCAAGCCCGTGACGCTTGCCAGGGGCGACTGGAACATGCTGCTTGGCTACAAGCGCATCGAGCCGGATGCCATGCCGGACGGCTACAACGATTCGACCTTCCACCTGGGCGGCACCAACGCACGCGGCTACTACGTGGGCGGCTCGTACGCGCTCGACAAGAACACGTGGGTGACCGGCCGCTGGACGTCGACCAAGGAGGTCTATGGCCCGCCGCTGGCGATCGATATCTTGCAGGTCGAGATCAACACGCGCTTCTAG
- a CDS encoding peptidylprolyl isomerase, whose protein sequence is MKSHAQSMLPPVRAAIGVLLASWLSAAPVQAAEPATASGPVVARAGSVTVGQDDVERLLQGLPEADRAAARSNRAGIENWLRQRLASEALLREAQGKGWAERPEVKARVDAAMREISARIVASTYLESVAQLPAGYPSEPEVNAAYEGGKANFQVPASYRVAQIFLATQGSDAAATAKVRDEARKLATQARQGDFAALAKSRSQDPRGAERGGEVGALPLAQMLPEVRDTVARLKVGQVSDPVQSAAGFHVMKLLDTQAGRIATLDEIKPQLVAAMRQQRQQQLVQAYMARLVAPGAASIDTAALDAVLHKAN, encoded by the coding sequence ATGAAATCACATGCCCAGTCCATGCTGCCGCCCGTGCGCGCGGCCATCGGCGTCCTGCTGGCCTCGTGGCTGAGCGCAGCGCCGGTGCAGGCCGCGGAGCCCGCCACGGCAAGCGGTCCGGTGGTGGCGCGCGCCGGCTCGGTCACCGTTGGCCAGGATGACGTGGAGCGGCTGCTGCAGGGCCTGCCGGAAGCGGACCGCGCCGCGGCCAGGAGCAACCGCGCGGGCATCGAGAACTGGCTGCGCCAGCGCCTGGCCAGTGAAGCGCTGCTGCGCGAGGCACAGGGCAAGGGCTGGGCGGAACGGCCCGAGGTAAAGGCGCGCGTCGATGCCGCCATGCGCGAGATCTCCGCGCGGATCGTCGCCTCGACCTACCTGGAGTCGGTCGCGCAGCTGCCGGCGGGCTATCCGTCCGAGCCCGAGGTGAACGCAGCCTATGAAGGCGGCAAGGCGAACTTCCAGGTGCCCGCCAGCTACCGCGTCGCGCAGATCTTCCTGGCCACCCAGGGCAGCGATGCCGCGGCCACGGCCAAGGTACGCGATGAAGCCCGCAAGCTTGCCACGCAGGCACGGCAGGGCGATTTCGCGGCGCTCGCCAAGAGCCGCTCGCAGGATCCCCGCGGTGCCGAACGCGGCGGGGAGGTCGGCGCGCTGCCGCTGGCACAGATGCTGCCGGAAGTGCGCGACACCGTTGCCAGGCTCAAGGTTGGCCAGGTGAGCGACCCGGTGCAATCGGCCGCGGGCTTTCATGTGATGAAGCTGCTGGACACGCAGGCTGGCCGCATTGCCACGCTCGACGAGATCAAGCCGCAGCTGGTGGCGGCCATGCGCCAGCAACGCCAGCAGCAGCTCGTGCAGGCCTATATGGCAAGGCTGGTTGCGCCTGGCGCGGCCAGCATCGACACCGCCGCGCTGGATGCCGTGCTGCACAAGGCGAACTGA
- a CDS encoding YbjN domain-containing protein, translating to MNTTATQIDTSADSQPALLMAVTSEQVGDAIKAAGCAVTAIEQDGVLRLHSASHGVGFQVLWGNSLAPDAYLDFTLSCPLRVQGGALPECVLGDWHRAKRFARVAQHGEFLVLEMDVVISGGVGPDYLTVALQLWTQMMGQFFLHLRNFQPAVSDAVAGADATGDATADAPAQEEAAAA from the coding sequence ATGAACACCACCGCAACCCAGATCGACACCTCGGCAGACAGCCAGCCCGCACTGCTGATGGCAGTGACTTCGGAGCAGGTCGGCGATGCCATCAAGGCCGCCGGCTGCGCCGTGACGGCCATCGAGCAGGACGGCGTGCTGCGCCTGCACAGCGCCAGCCACGGCGTTGGCTTCCAGGTCCTCTGGGGCAACTCGCTTGCGCCGGATGCGTACCTGGATTTCACGCTGAGCTGCCCGCTGCGGGTGCAAGGCGGCGCGTTGCCCGAGTGTGTGCTGGGCGACTGGCATCGCGCCAAGCGCTTCGCGCGCGTCGCGCAGCACGGCGAATTCCTGGTGCTTGAGATGGACGTGGTGATCTCCGGCGGCGTGGGCCCCGACTATCTCACCGTGGCACTGCAGCTGTGGACGCAGATGATGGGCCAGTTCTTCCTGCATCTGCGCAACTTCCAGCCGGCGGTATCGGATGCGGTTGCAGGTGCCGATGCAACTGGCGATGCAACTGCGGATGCCCCTGCGCAGGAAGAGGCCGCCGCCGCGTAG